From a single Pseudomonas sp. A34-9 genomic region:
- a CDS encoding DUF4354 family protein gives MKYRVFCASLLCAFSYGANAESPLDSVMLFLTQKSMGAVWTSEKTAHIKSFDALLFNGGKKEIDLGSVCYKAYDAKGNSYRLDATDENMTKGLLKPGKSVKGFYEFLSEDEGIYSASVVKVLLDCK, from the coding sequence ATGAAATATAGAGTTTTTTGTGCATCGCTACTATGTGCTTTCAGTTATGGAGCTAATGCCGAGTCCCCTCTAGACTCCGTAATGCTTTTCTTAACCCAGAAAAGTATGGGAGCAGTGTGGACTAGCGAGAAAACAGCTCACATTAAATCGTTTGATGCGTTACTATTCAATGGTGGCAAAAAAGAAATTGATCTGGGCAGCGTCTGCTATAAGGCATATGACGCAAAAGGCAACAGCTATAGACTCGACGCCACTGACGAAAATATGACTAAAGGGCTTTTAAAGCCTGGAAAGAGCGTCAAGGGCTTCTATGAGTTCTTATCTGAAGATGAAGGCATTTATAGCGCATCTGTAGTAAAGGTTCTACTTGACTGCAAGTGA
- a CDS encoding DUF1460 domain-containing protein, whose protein sequence is METYTSATQINTQQPAKTNLDYYTSKKLESLLNDHSNNMHLDTGQTIDFISAKFLGTPYQANMLIGAENTPEKLVIDFRGLDCFTYLDYIEALRKSTSQPEFVKHLIQTRYVDGNISFLSRKHLFTDWADSKSQSLADDITAQISTDAVSVEKNLNRKADDGAYLPGLPTVKRNITYIPSNLVNEKIVSRLRTGDSIGIYTQLSGLDVPHVGFFIMTDKGPVFRNASSQIANKKVVDAPFIEYIAKTPGIIIFRTK, encoded by the coding sequence ATGGAAACTTATACTTCCGCTACTCAGATCAACACCCAGCAGCCAGCCAAAACAAACTTAGATTATTATACATCCAAGAAACTTGAATCATTGCTTAACGACCACTCAAACAATATGCACCTTGACACGGGTCAGACGATCGACTTCATCTCAGCAAAGTTTTTAGGAACACCGTACCAAGCAAATATGTTGATTGGCGCAGAAAACACACCTGAGAAGTTAGTAATCGACTTTAGAGGACTGGATTGTTTTACTTATTTGGATTATATAGAAGCCTTACGAAAATCAACGTCGCAACCTGAGTTTGTGAAACATTTGATTCAGACTCGCTATGTTGACGGCAATATAAGCTTTTTGAGTCGTAAACATCTCTTCACTGATTGGGCTGACAGCAAATCGCAGAGCTTGGCGGATGACATTACCGCTCAGATAAGCACCGACGCGGTAAGCGTCGAAAAAAACCTAAACAGAAAGGCCGATGACGGAGCCTATCTTCCTGGGCTACCAACGGTCAAACGCAACATCACTTACATCCCAAGCAACCTGGTCAACGAGAAAATTGTAAGTCGCTTACGAACTGGCGATTCAATTGGCATCTACACCCAACTTTCCGGGCTAGATGTGCCCCATGTAGGCTTCTTTATAATGACCGACAAAGGCCCTGTTTTTCGGAATGCCTCCTCACAAATTGCAAACAAAAAAGTTGTAGATGCGCCTTTCATTGAATACATCGCAAAAACCCCAGGCATTATTATTTTCAGAACAAAATAA
- a CDS encoding Ig-like domain-containing protein, which translates to MAQVSLIDIKSGKLVEQATGSSTTVGSPSIVKISLNPETLKSASRAGNDLVIVLKSGEQVVLKGFFIVAADGLHNELVLENEGKFWHATYEPSQASLTLKEISNVDELLVEDGDNTFMWLLGALGLGGVVALASGGGGGGGGHGAGGNGSGNGNGGNGTASASKPAAPVVSFNAQTNKLIVQGRPGAVFEVKGEGGQVLASGTLDNDGLAQVELSASASHQTITTTQTANGLQSDPSVALTLPLMKPTLGTVDPETGELLVTGVPGGTAQVVDRDGNPIGEPVRLDPNGQGTLTVPGNTSGQQVGVVVTVEGEKSPPANVKVPVLVPQVGVVDPVTGELVVTGPPGGTAQVVDRDGNPIGEPVRLDPNGQGTLTVPGNTSGQQVGVVVTVEGEKSPPANVKVPLLVPQVGVVDPATGELVVTGPPGGTAQVVDRDGNPIGEPVRLDPNGQGTLTVPGNTSGQQVGVVVTVEGEKSPTTNVQVPLLAPQLGPVDPVTGNVVVTGKAGATAQVVDKDGNPIGEPVRLDPNGQGTLTVPGNTSGEKVGVVITDGDKQSPTTNVQVPLFVPVFGVVDAVTGQVSVEGKPNGIVQINNPDGTIVRVPLDADGKGSVVLPSGTSGENLKATVSLGSLESAPVTLQVPVLAPRNAVINNTGSAVTVEGKPGEIIKVTDANGKELGSGVVSKAGSVEIALSTPQKTGAILGVTAYNAEKASPTVSVVAPFIDADLPLPPTDLSINPSGTRVLGKVKPDETVKIVNVDTQQELGTFTPGPDGLFSANIPAQTGGAKLAISAVKGDKVSAPAQLLVPLSPEDTIAKPFDVSVDVTGTKVKGKGTPNTIVLIKATDDTTVIAKGLVGPDGNFEVTIPVQPGGQLLNVALQANGKVSESESVITPYIASNTPTEVLIDEAGTHVTGKGVTGETIRVKDAQGKVIGSGVVQVDGTFVVNIPKQPSDSTLAVTAQGQGVESAPAYVKTPATEVERPPQPEAHLDTAGTQISGKTLPGASISVKDASGQLLAGPIVASEDGTFAATIAKQPAGSKITVVAELGGKESLPTELIAPQVPGEPIPAPLSAMISADGKLVSGKATPNTKVVVKNAAGETLGEQPVDADGNYAVPIKAQMGGAVLQVTSASLDNQSTSTGSVSVTAPYQLVAEHNEVTVSQFIDPNIANLEQSKSATFVTVGTSFLNWGANFVSNGLFGFQIMPTSNSLQFVVSDNEKVQINIFISAPFNIDLVNYNSMTLEKLIDGKWVNVSSSTGGGLLNVSVLPIIADKSGISLTYEMPGEYRVTANNLAGVGVGAQTVTTEVVHTSFVGGFANSAIKSDLILPAGATLLKVNGTTLASEVRTVVKGQFGDLTISADGQATYRQNSNSTPSDQTETFTYEARTAGGAILKSSFHIDIKAYSVSGDLVSSEEASIVSVDGKSVSSINQETIVGKYGDLKIAANGEYTYTPKLSLTGLNEIETFSYQVRHTNGETVTSTLAVKIADSKLVAELNEVPTSVAPAADLAGQLAQPESQVDRDVDSDTALPSFNLGQGPNLDVNKVVSLQAKDDPAKPALTVTLNDILQADGTLSNSKSTSASTLDLPDSWKPDGVKASLDGHEYVHYIDGTSKKDLWVESGVSVV; encoded by the coding sequence ATGGCGCAGGTTAGTTTGATAGATATCAAATCTGGAAAATTGGTAGAGCAGGCAACGGGCAGTTCCACCACCGTTGGCAGCCCCAGTATCGTAAAGATTTCGTTGAATCCTGAAACGCTGAAGTCTGCTTCCCGGGCTGGCAACGATTTGGTCATCGTATTGAAGTCCGGTGAGCAGGTCGTGCTCAAAGGCTTTTTTATTGTGGCGGCTGACGGTCTGCACAATGAGTTGGTGCTGGAAAACGAAGGGAAGTTCTGGCACGCGACTTATGAACCAAGCCAAGCATCACTCACTTTAAAAGAAATCTCTAATGTAGATGAGCTGCTCGTGGAGGACGGGGACAACACCTTCATGTGGCTCCTTGGTGCTCTTGGGCTTGGCGGCGTAGTGGCGCTGGCAAGTGGCGGTGGCGGTGGCGGTGGCGGTCACGGTGCCGGTGGAAACGGTAGCGGCAACGGCAACGGTGGAAACGGTACCGCCAGTGCTAGCAAACCGGCTGCGCCGGTGGTCAGTTTTAATGCCCAGACCAACAAGCTTATCGTCCAGGGGCGACCTGGCGCTGTCTTTGAGGTCAAGGGGGAGGGTGGTCAGGTACTTGCCTCGGGCACGCTGGATAATGACGGACTTGCGCAGGTCGAGCTATCTGCGAGTGCCAGTCATCAAACTATCACTACGACTCAGACGGCGAATGGCCTTCAGTCTGATCCTTCCGTAGCACTCACCCTGCCGCTGATGAAGCCGACGCTGGGCACGGTAGATCCCGAGACTGGGGAATTACTGGTCACCGGCGTACCGGGGGGGACCGCGCAGGTGGTAGACCGCGACGGAAACCCAATTGGCGAGCCAGTGCGCCTTGACCCGAACGGCCAGGGCACCTTGACGGTGCCGGGCAACACCAGCGGCCAGCAGGTCGGTGTTGTGGTCACGGTAGAGGGCGAGAAGTCTCCGCCCGCCAACGTTAAGGTGCCTGTGTTGGTTCCGCAGGTGGGCGTTGTGGATCCAGTCACCGGCGAGTTGGTGGTTACCGGCCCACCGGGTGGGACCGCGCAGGTGGTCGACCGCGACGGAAACCCAATTGGCGAGCCAGTGCGTCTTGACCCGAACGGCCAGGGCACCTTGACGGTGCCGGGCAACACCAGCGGCCAGCAGGTCGGTGTTGTGGTCACGGTAGAGGGCGAGAAGTCTCCGCCCGCCAACGTTAAGGTGCCGCTGTTGGTTCCGCAGGTGGGCGTTGTGGATCCAGCCACCGGCGAGTTGGTGGTCACCGGCCCACCGGGTGGGACCGCTCAGGTGGTCGACCGCGACGGAAACCCAATTGGCGAGCCAGTGCGCCTTGACCCGAACGGCCAGGGCACTTTGACGGTGCCGGGCAACACCAGCGGCCAGCAGGTCGGTGTTGTGGTCACGGTAGAGGGCGAGAAGTCTCCGACCACCAACGTTCAAGTGCCGCTGTTGGCTCCGCAGTTGGGTCCTGTGGATCCAGTCACCGGCAATGTGGTGGTCACCGGCAAGGCAGGTGCGACCGCGCAGGTGGTAGACAAGGACGGAAACCCAATTGGCGAGCCAGTGCGCCTTGACCCGAACGGACAGGGCACCTTGACGGTGCCGGGCAACACCAGCGGCGAGAAGGTCGGTGTTGTGATCACGGACGGCGACAAGCAGTCTCCGACCACCAACGTTCAAGTGCCGCTGTTTGTGCCGGTGTTCGGCGTGGTCGATGCGGTCACCGGGCAGGTGAGCGTAGAAGGTAAGCCCAACGGTATTGTGCAAATCAACAACCCGGATGGCACAATCGTTCGTGTACCTTTGGATGCAGATGGCAAGGGCAGTGTGGTATTGCCTTCCGGCACGAGCGGTGAAAACCTCAAGGCGACGGTCAGTCTGGGCAGCCTGGAGTCGGCGCCCGTCACCCTGCAGGTGCCTGTGCTGGCGCCGCGTAACGCGGTGATCAATAACACCGGCAGCGCGGTAACGGTCGAGGGCAAGCCGGGCGAAATCATCAAGGTCACGGATGCCAATGGCAAGGAATTGGGCAGTGGCGTGGTCAGCAAGGCCGGTTCTGTCGAGATTGCCTTGAGCACCCCTCAGAAGACCGGCGCCATCTTGGGCGTGACGGCCTACAACGCGGAGAAGGCATCACCAACCGTTTCTGTCGTTGCACCGTTTATCGATGCGGACCTGCCATTGCCACCTACCGACCTGAGTATCAACCCCAGCGGCACTCGCGTGTTGGGCAAGGTCAAGCCAGATGAAACGGTCAAGATCGTCAATGTGGATACCCAACAGGAACTGGGCACGTTCACACCCGGGCCCGATGGTTTGTTTTCGGCCAATATTCCGGCGCAGACGGGCGGTGCAAAGCTAGCCATCAGTGCGGTCAAGGGTGACAAGGTCTCGGCGCCAGCGCAGTTGCTGGTACCCCTGAGCCCGGAGGACACGATTGCCAAGCCGTTCGATGTCAGTGTGGACGTCACCGGCACCAAGGTGAAGGGCAAGGGCACGCCCAATACCATCGTGCTGATCAAGGCGACGGACGATACCACCGTGATTGCCAAGGGCTTGGTCGGGCCGGACGGCAACTTCGAGGTCACTATCCCCGTGCAGCCGGGCGGGCAACTGTTGAATGTCGCGTTGCAGGCCAATGGCAAGGTGTCTGAGTCTGAATCGGTCATAACGCCGTATATTGCCTCCAATACGCCAACCGAGGTGCTGATCGACGAAGCCGGCACCCATGTGACAGGCAAGGGCGTCACGGGCGAGACCATCCGCGTCAAGGATGCCCAGGGCAAAGTGATCGGTTCTGGAGTTGTCCAGGTGGATGGCACCTTTGTGGTCAATATCCCGAAACAGCCGAGCGATAGCACTCTGGCAGTGACGGCACAAGGGCAGGGCGTGGAGTCCGCACCGGCCTATGTGAAAACTCCAGCCACCGAGGTCGAGCGACCGCCACAACCGGAAGCTCACCTGGATACAGCCGGCACCCAGATCAGCGGCAAGACCCTGCCGGGTGCGAGCATATCGGTCAAGGACGCCAGTGGCCAATTGCTGGCCGGGCCAATAGTGGCTAGCGAGGACGGTACTTTCGCCGCAACCATTGCCAAGCAGCCTGCGGGCAGCAAGATAACGGTGGTAGCTGAGCTGGGGGGCAAAGAGTCGCTGCCAACCGAACTGATTGCACCTCAGGTGCCAGGCGAGCCAATTCCGGCCCCGCTGAGCGCGATGATCAGTGCCGATGGCAAACTCGTTTCCGGCAAGGCCACACCCAATACCAAGGTGGTGGTGAAAAATGCCGCGGGCGAGACCCTGGGCGAACAACCCGTCGATGCCGATGGCAACTATGCAGTGCCTATAAAAGCACAGATGGGCGGGGCAGTGTTGCAGGTGACTTCAGCGTCCCTGGATAACCAGTCCACCTCTACAGGTTCAGTGTCGGTAACGGCGCCTTATCAATTGGTGGCGGAACACAATGAAGTCACCGTCAGCCAGTTTATTGATCCAAACATCGCCAACCTGGAGCAGAGCAAATCCGCTACTTTCGTCACAGTGGGCACCTCGTTCCTTAACTGGGGTGCCAATTTCGTTAGTAATGGCCTGTTCGGCTTTCAGATTATGCCGACATCGAACAGTTTACAGTTCGTTGTCAGTGACAATGAAAAGGTCCAGATTAATATCTTTATCTCGGCACCGTTCAACATTGATCTGGTTAACTACAACAGCATGACGCTGGAGAAACTCATCGATGGCAAATGGGTTAACGTGAGCAGCAGTACCGGAGGCGGGCTGCTCAACGTGTCGGTCTTGCCGATCATTGCGGACAAGTCGGGTATTTCCCTGACCTATGAAATGCCGGGTGAGTACAGGGTAACGGCCAATAACCTCGCCGGTGTGGGGGTCGGGGCTCAAACCGTTACCACCGAAGTTGTTCATACCTCGTTCGTTGGTGGTTTTGCCAACAGTGCGATAAAGAGTGACCTGATTCTGCCTGCAGGCGCAACGTTGTTAAAGGTCAACGGCACGACGCTGGCCAGTGAAGTGCGCACGGTGGTCAAAGGCCAGTTTGGTGACCTGACCATCAGCGCCGATGGTCAAGCGACCTACAGGCAGAACAGCAATTCCACCCCTTCGGACCAGACCGAGACGTTCACGTACGAAGCCAGGACTGCTGGGGGAGCCATCCTCAAGTCAAGCTTCCACATTGATATCAAGGCTTATTCCGTTTCGGGTGATCTGGTCAGCAGTGAAGAGGCCAGCATCGTCAGCGTCGATGGCAAATCGGTGTCTTCGATCAATCAGGAAACCATTGTCGGCAAATACGGTGATCTCAAAATCGCGGCAAACGGTGAGTACACCTACACGCCAAAGCTCAGCCTGACGGGGCTGAATGAAATCGAGACCTTCTCGTATCAGGTACGGCACACGAACGGCGAGACAGTGACCTCCACCCTTGCGGTGAAGATTGCCGACTCCAAGCTCGTCGCCGAGCTCAACGAGGTGCCGACCAGTGTGGCCCCCGCGGCTGATCTAGCGGGGCAACTCGCGCAGCCGGAAAGCCAGGTTGATAGAGACGTCGACAGCGACACTGCACTGCCGTCGTTCAACTTGGGCCAAGGGCCAAACTTGGACGTCAACAAGGTGGTCAGCCTGCAAGCCAAGGACGATCCGGCCAAGCCCGCGTTGACGGTGACCTTGAACGATATCTTGCAAGCCGATGGCACGTTGTCGAACTCGAAGTCGACGTCTGCCTCAACCTTGGACTTGCCGGATTCGTGGAAGCCCGATGGCGTCAAGGCGTCGTTGGATGGCCATGAGTATGTGCATTACATCGATGGAACCTCGAAGAAAGACCTCTGGGTTGAGAGCGGTGTTTCCGTCGTTTAA
- a CDS encoding TolC family outer membrane protein — protein MSNLATAGTAALDMHAAVRQALTSYPDILRAREGVNEQVQRVEVAQAGYYPRISGGVRTGYQSGVPGSHSAQVFDVSASQMLYDFGKVSSAVEASQAGVTEREADVRLSVEQVAMNTALAFLDGQYYQRLIAITQDQIDSLEKVSDLARQRLDMGASTRSDYVQAVSRIEAAKVTGFQHQANLARAFATLSNLTAQPSVEGVSDHFPRELEQSCQPVDANMQDNPEVQATQARVVRAQAEVASAKAAALPTLSLEPTFSHQLDGSTGTGQDRNRYSVFLNASMPIYQGNAIQAGKAASERALASSQAGLDTARLRARQEMQQSQSQVLKLHASLGAQTVRESTINETRVLYRQQYLELGTRPLLDLLNAEQEAYLSRVEQQTTLNSLRRLQINCLYSAGHLSQSFGAANDATYRERLP, from the coding sequence GTGAGTAACTTAGCCACTGCGGGCACCGCGGCGCTGGATATGCATGCGGCCGTGCGCCAGGCCTTAACCTCGTACCCGGATATCCTGCGGGCCCGGGAAGGGGTCAATGAACAAGTGCAGCGGGTAGAAGTGGCGCAGGCCGGCTATTACCCCAGGATCAGCGGCGGCGTGCGCACCGGCTACCAAAGTGGTGTGCCTGGCAGTCACAGCGCCCAGGTCTTTGACGTCAGTGCCTCGCAGATGCTGTATGACTTCGGCAAGGTGTCCAGCGCCGTCGAGGCCAGCCAGGCTGGTGTTACCGAGCGTGAGGCAGACGTGCGCCTGAGTGTCGAGCAGGTTGCCATGAATACCGCACTGGCCTTTCTTGATGGTCAGTATTACCAGCGGTTGATCGCGATTACCCAGGACCAGATCGACAGCCTGGAAAAAGTCTCCGACCTGGCGCGCCAGCGTCTCGACATGGGCGCCAGTACCCGCTCGGACTATGTGCAAGCCGTGTCGCGTATCGAAGCCGCCAAGGTCACCGGGTTCCAGCATCAAGCCAACCTGGCGCGGGCATTTGCCACGTTGTCGAACCTGACCGCGCAACCCTCGGTCGAGGGCGTTTCAGACCATTTTCCGCGAGAGCTGGAGCAGTCGTGCCAGCCGGTCGACGCCAACATGCAGGACAACCCCGAGGTACAGGCCACCCAGGCGCGGGTGGTTCGCGCCCAGGCCGAAGTGGCCTCGGCCAAGGCGGCCGCACTGCCGACGCTGTCCCTGGAGCCGACATTCAGCCATCAGTTGGATGGCAGCACTGGCACAGGCCAGGACCGCAACCGCTACAGCGTGTTTCTCAACGCAAGCATGCCGATCTATCAAGGTAACGCGATCCAGGCCGGCAAAGCGGCCAGCGAGCGAGCCCTGGCATCCTCCCAGGCCGGCCTCGATACCGCCCGTTTGCGCGCGCGTCAGGAAATGCAGCAGTCGCAAAGCCAGGTGCTGAAGTTGCATGCCAGCCTGGGTGCCCAAACCGTGCGCGAAAGCACGATCAATGAAACTCGCGTGCTCTACCGCCAGCAATACCTTGAGTTGGGCACCCGGCCCTTGCTGGACTTGCTCAATGCTGAGCAAGAGGCTTATTTGTCGCGGGTCGAGCAGCAGACCACGCTCAATAGCCTGCGCCGGTTACAGATCAATTGCCTGTATAGCGCAGGCCATCTCAGTCAGTCGTTTGGTGCTGCCAACGACGCCACCTACCGTGAGCGTTTGCCATGA